Proteins from a genomic interval of Paenibacillus sp. FSL H8-0048:
- a CDS encoding ABC transporter substrate-binding protein, which produces MKKTKAVTGLAALTLMAGLFSGCSSNNNNATNAAATNAGGNTGTAVEATAAPQGDAAKDIKGDITVITQRTDIVDTVFKDYAAKFNEKYPNVKVNFEALSNYEDQIKIRMSTSDYGDVLLLPTSVAIKDLPDFFEPLGKKSDLEQQYTGLEERTVDGISYGIPITVNFSGVIYNKQVFKDAGVTEVPRTFDQFSAALKSIKEKTDAVPLYTNYAAGWTLTQWEADLATVAGDREYVNIGQVASDDNFVPGKPHYELYKVMYDAAKDGLIEEDPTTTDWESSKADLANGKIGTMMLGSWAIGQIKGLAANPDDVGFMPFPTNADKILVPLSDDYNLGVSIHSKNKEAARAWVDWFINESGYPTTEGGGMSPVKGAELPEILKQFAGTDITFDTLAPAKAGEEGWVDAIDKEAEIGLWQPDFKKVIIEAAIGNRKQSYDDIMKELNDKWKAARAKIVTGK; this is translated from the coding sequence ATGAAAAAAACCAAAGCAGTTACCGGGTTGGCAGCGCTGACACTGATGGCCGGTCTATTCTCAGGCTGTTCATCTAACAACAATAATGCCACTAATGCGGCTGCAACCAATGCAGGCGGGAACACAGGCACCGCTGTGGAGGCAACAGCCGCTCCACAGGGAGATGCCGCCAAGGATATCAAAGGTGATATTACGGTTATTACACAGCGGACGGATATTGTGGATACGGTGTTCAAAGACTACGCTGCCAAGTTTAACGAGAAATACCCGAATGTCAAAGTGAATTTTGAAGCCTTGTCGAACTACGAGGATCAGATCAAAATCCGCATGAGCACCAGTGATTACGGAGATGTTCTGCTCCTGCCTACCAGCGTAGCGATCAAAGACCTGCCGGATTTCTTCGAGCCGCTGGGTAAAAAGTCTGACCTGGAGCAGCAATATACTGGCCTGGAAGAGCGGACGGTGGACGGCATTTCTTACGGCATTCCGATTACGGTTAATTTCTCCGGCGTGATCTACAACAAACAGGTCTTCAAGGATGCCGGAGTGACCGAGGTTCCAAGAACCTTCGACCAGTTCTCCGCTGCACTGAAGAGCATCAAGGAGAAGACGGATGCTGTTCCTCTCTACACGAACTATGCTGCGGGCTGGACGCTGACCCAGTGGGAAGCAGATCTGGCGACTGTTGCCGGCGACCGTGAATATGTCAACATCGGACAGGTAGCCTCCGACGATAACTTTGTTCCAGGGAAGCCGCACTATGAGCTCTACAAAGTGATGTACGATGCAGCCAAAGACGGTCTGATTGAAGAGGACCCGACTACAACTGACTGGGAATCCTCCAAGGCAGATCTGGCGAACGGCAAAATCGGTACGATGATGCTTGGCTCCTGGGCTATCGGTCAGATCAAAGGACTGGCAGCGAACCCTGATGATGTAGGCTTCATGCCATTCCCGACCAATGCCGACAAGATTCTGGTTCCGCTGTCTGACGACTATAATCTGGGGGTTAGCATACACAGCAAGAACAAAGAGGCCGCCAGAGCGTGGGTGGACTGGTTCATCAATGAATCCGGTTATCCGACTACAGAAGGCGGAGGCATGAGCCCGGTAAAGGGAGCAGAGCTGCCTGAAATCCTCAAGCAGTTCGCAGGTACAGACATCACCTTCGACACGCTTGCTCCAGCCAAAGCCGGTGAAGAAGGCTGGGTGGATGCCATTGATAAAGAGGCTGAAATCGGCCTGTGGCAGCCGGACTTCAAGAAAGTAATCATTGAAGCAGCAATTGGCAACCGCAAGCAATCCTATGATGACATTATGAAAGAACTGAATGATAAATGGAAAGCAGCCAGAGCCAAAATTGTGACTGGCAAGTAG
- a CDS encoding helix-turn-helix domain-containing protein: MVIRIMIADDEEVIRRGLEKIASRMDVEVRVIGSYGNGLEAWNHLQELSLEEIDLLITDIKMPRMDGFQLIEAARGHLKQLPIAVLSGFSEFDYARKAMRFGVLDYLLKPIDKVQLYDLLRSVEAARQMPAAAPSDEVPHQPSEGGEHYVVEQMRSILEQDYGLNFELERLAEAVGMNASYISRLFKQKTGQTLTDYLISIRIAEAKKMLLHHPDLKNYEIADKVGYSDPVYFNKLFKKMCGMTPKEYKSRYRS, from the coding sequence GTGGTAATCCGGATCATGATTGCGGATGATGAGGAAGTGATCCGCCGCGGGCTGGAGAAGATCGCTTCCAGAATGGATGTGGAGGTCCGGGTAATCGGCTCGTACGGCAACGGGCTTGAGGCCTGGAACCATCTGCAGGAGCTAAGCCTGGAGGAGATTGATCTTCTTATTACAGATATCAAGATGCCGAGAATGGATGGATTCCAGCTGATTGAAGCGGCGAGAGGACATCTTAAGCAGCTGCCTATAGCAGTGCTGAGCGGCTTCAGTGAATTCGACTACGCCCGTAAGGCCATGCGCTTCGGTGTACTTGATTATCTGCTGAAGCCCATTGATAAGGTCCAATTATATGATCTGCTTAGAAGTGTAGAAGCGGCCCGGCAGATGCCTGCGGCTGCTCCCTCCGATGAAGTGCCGCATCAGCCTTCCGAAGGCGGGGAGCATTATGTTGTAGAGCAGATGAGGAGCATTCTTGAACAGGATTACGGTCTTAATTTCGAGCTTGAGCGGCTGGCTGAGGCCGTGGGAATGAATGCAAGTTATATCAGCAGGCTGTTCAAGCAAAAGACAGGGCAGACCCTTACCGACTACTTGATCAGCATCCGCATTGCGGAGGCCAAAAAGATGCTTCTCCATCACCCGGACCTGAAGAATTATGAGATTGCTGACAAAGTCGGCTACAGCGATCCGGTGTACTTCAATAAGCTGTTCAAGAAAATGTGCGGTATGACTCCCAAAGAATATAAAAGCCGGTACAGATCATAA
- a CDS encoding AGE family epimerase/isomerase translates to MKNATEVWRTRLEAELKDNILGFWMKHTLDDTHGGFIGEMDNQLHVLPGADKGLVLNARILWTFASAYSVYGTADYLAMADRAYDYLIQNFTDSQFGGFFWMVDEHGAASQPKKQIYGLAFVIYALAEYHHATGRDDVLRQATQLFDLIEKYGYDPLHKGYIEALSREWEMTDALSLSAKDMNEKKSMNTHLHVLEGYTGLYRVWKSETLRSKLAELIETMLEHILDSDGKHFHLFMDEEWQVKSEHISFGHDIEGSWLLYEAAEVLGDEALLERVRKVSLSMAEAALTEGVAPDGGIWNEADLSGFIDKARESRDWWPQAEAMVGFYNAYQLTGDLRFLKAAESSWSFTENFIIDHQLGEWHWGVDESLQPLAHAPKVSAWKCPYHNSRACFEMIRRLGEPSDIKETIQ, encoded by the coding sequence ATGAAGAATGCAACTGAAGTATGGCGCACCCGGCTGGAAGCAGAGCTGAAGGACAATATTCTGGGCTTCTGGATGAAGCATACCCTGGATGATACTCATGGCGGCTTTATCGGTGAAATGGACAATCAGCTGCACGTGTTACCCGGTGCGGACAAAGGCCTTGTACTGAATGCACGGATTCTGTGGACATTTGCAAGTGCTTACAGCGTCTACGGAACCGCAGATTATCTGGCTATGGCCGACCGTGCCTATGATTACCTTATTCAGAATTTTACAGATTCCCAGTTCGGCGGCTTCTTCTGGATGGTAGATGAACACGGAGCTGCTTCCCAGCCCAAGAAACAAATCTATGGACTCGCCTTTGTCATCTATGCCTTGGCCGAGTACCATCATGCCACCGGCCGGGACGATGTCCTGCGCCAAGCCACCCAATTGTTCGATTTGATTGAGAAGTACGGTTATGACCCTCTTCACAAAGGGTATATTGAAGCCTTATCGCGGGAGTGGGAGATGACCGATGCTCTAAGTCTCAGCGCGAAGGATATGAATGAGAAAAAATCCATGAATACACATCTGCATGTACTGGAAGGGTACACCGGCTTGTACCGGGTATGGAAGTCAGAGACACTCCGAAGCAAGCTCGCTGAGCTGATCGAAACCATGCTGGAGCATATCCTGGATTCGGACGGCAAGCACTTCCATTTGTTCATGGATGAAGAGTGGCAGGTGAAGTCAGAGCATATCTCCTTCGGCCATGACATTGAGGGAAGCTGGCTGCTCTATGAAGCTGCGGAAGTACTTGGGGACGAGGCCCTGCTTGAACGCGTGCGCAAGGTATCCCTGTCGATGGCCGAAGCTGCACTGACTGAGGGGGTAGCGCCGGATGGAGGAATCTGGAATGAGGCAGATCTTAGCGGCTTCATTGACAAAGCCCGCGAATCCAGAGACTGGTGGCCGCAGGCTGAAGCCATGGTCGGATTCTACAATGCATATCAGTTAACCGGAGATTTGCGTTTCCTGAAAGCCGCTGAGAGCTCATGGAGCTTCACAGAGAACTTTATTATTGATCACCAGCTGGGCGAATGGCACTGGGGAGTGGATGAATCCCTGCAGCCTCTGGCCCATGCACCGAAGGTCAGCGCCTGGAAATGCCCTTATCACAACAGCCGGGCCTGCTTCGAGATGATTAGACGGCTTGGCGAACCATCAGATATAAAGGAGACTATACAATGA
- a CDS encoding glycoside hydrolase family 130 protein translates to MSTIFEQRKQALTERYEALIGRTNEKLPYGNGIYDRYKYPLLTAEHAPLIWRYDFNEESNPYFAERIGVNGVFNPGAIELNGKFYIVARVEGHDRKSFFAVAESSSGVDGFRFWDHPVVLPETADPDINVYDMRLVQHEDGWIYGLFCTERKDPDAPPGDLSSAVAQCGIARTKDLKTWERLADLKTGSAQQRNVVLHPEFVDGKYAFYTRPQDGFIDAGSGGGIGWGLSEQIENAVITRETIIDQRYYHTIKEVKNGQGPAPIKTPLGWLHIAHGVRGTAAGLRYVLYAFLSDLAEPNRVTHAPGGHFIAPDGEERVGDVSNVVFCNGVIARDNGEVFIYYASSDTRIHVAATTVDQLLDYVMNTPEDPLRSYACVQQRIALIDRNLRVK, encoded by the coding sequence ATGAGTACCATTTTTGAACAACGCAAGCAGGCATTGACTGAACGTTATGAAGCCCTGATTGGACGCACCAATGAGAAGCTGCCTTACGGCAACGGTATTTATGACCGCTACAAGTATCCCCTGCTCACTGCGGAGCACGCTCCCCTGATCTGGCGTTACGACTTCAATGAGGAGAGCAACCCGTATTTCGCAGAGAGAATCGGAGTGAACGGCGTATTCAATCCCGGAGCCATTGAACTGAACGGCAAATTCTACATCGTTGCCCGGGTGGAAGGCCATGACCGCAAATCCTTCTTCGCTGTAGCCGAGAGCAGCAGCGGTGTGGACGGCTTCCGCTTCTGGGATCACCCCGTAGTGCTGCCTGAGACCGCAGACCCGGATATCAACGTCTATGACATGCGCCTGGTACAGCATGAGGATGGCTGGATCTACGGCCTGTTCTGCACCGAACGCAAGGACCCGGACGCTCCCCCTGGCGATTTGTCCAGCGCTGTTGCGCAGTGCGGCATTGCCCGTACCAAGGATCTCAAGACCTGGGAGCGTCTCGCCGATCTTAAGACCGGCTCCGCCCAACAGCGTAACGTGGTCCTGCATCCAGAATTCGTTGACGGCAAGTATGCCTTCTATACGCGCCCGCAGGACGGGTTCATCGACGCCGGTTCGGGCGGCGGCATCGGGTGGGGCTTATCGGAACAGATTGAGAACGCCGTTATCACCCGTGAGACGATTATAGACCAGCGCTACTACCATACCATCAAAGAAGTGAAGAACGGCCAAGGCCCGGCTCCGATCAAAACACCGCTCGGCTGGCTGCACATCGCCCATGGCGTCCGGGGTACGGCTGCCGGCCTGCGCTATGTGCTGTATGCCTTCTTGTCTGACCTTGCCGAGCCTAACCGTGTGACTCATGCTCCAGGCGGACATTTCATTGCTCCAGACGGCGAAGAGCGCGTCGGCGATGTATCCAATGTTGTCTTCTGCAACGGCGTCATTGCCCGTGACAACGGCGAGGTCTTTATCTATTATGCCTCCTCCGATACCCGTATCCATGTAGCTGCCACCACTGTAGACCAACTGCTCGATTATGTCATGAATACTCCTGAAGATCCGCTTCGTTCCTATGCTTGCGTACAGCAGCGCATCGCTTTGATCGACCGGAATTTACGGGTGAAATAA
- a CDS encoding LacI family DNA-binding transcriptional regulator — MAKKVTMQKIADHLGVSKFVVSKSLSGKEGVNETTRERVIQAASQLGYFTQKNAYVQSPKRRSLTGEQDRNKQSVLVLMPNIRSQTQDSLYWGKIVDGIALALDQEGLGMVIISEHRADNFANVLNPDGLLGLIGVGQISTSLLLEVHRTLLPLVMIDHEDALIPCDTVFANNIDSMTRLVNHLIGTGHTLFHFIGNIRYSRSFRDRWIGFRSALEENHLKVPAIGDELLLEGMDDQMLRDEFRRWVATRKESDTLPTAIVCANDFTALDVSELLREAGLSIPADLSVTGFDNIEDSLRGVTPLTTVHVPKEAMGRAAVEKLLNRIQNPAAPLEKILISADIVHRDSVGKPRG, encoded by the coding sequence GTGGCCAAAAAAGTAACGATGCAAAAAATAGCCGATCATCTTGGGGTTTCCAAGTTCGTCGTATCCAAATCGCTCTCCGGCAAGGAGGGGGTTAATGAGACCACCCGGGAACGGGTGATTCAAGCTGCTTCTCAGCTGGGATATTTCACCCAAAAAAACGCCTATGTACAAAGTCCGAAGCGCCGTTCGCTGACAGGAGAGCAAGACCGTAATAAGCAATCCGTGCTGGTGCTGATGCCCAATATCCGTTCTCAGACTCAAGATTCACTATATTGGGGCAAAATCGTCGATGGCATTGCGCTGGCTCTGGATCAGGAGGGGCTGGGCATGGTGATTATTTCAGAGCACCGGGCTGATAATTTTGCTAATGTGCTTAATCCGGACGGTTTGCTTGGTCTGATCGGAGTAGGGCAAATCTCCACCTCACTGCTGCTCGAAGTGCACCGGACCCTGCTTCCGCTGGTCATGATCGATCATGAGGATGCTTTAATTCCATGTGATACTGTATTTGCGAATAACATCGATTCCATGACCCGGCTCGTCAATCATCTGATAGGCACCGGACACACTCTATTTCACTTTATCGGCAATATCCGTTACTCCCGCAGCTTCCGTGACCGCTGGATCGGGTTCCGCAGCGCCTTGGAGGAGAATCATCTGAAGGTCCCGGCCATAGGTGATGAACTGCTGCTGGAGGGAATGGATGACCAAATGCTCCGCGATGAATTCAGACGCTGGGTAGCCACCCGTAAAGAGTCGGATACCCTGCCTACGGCCATTGTGTGTGCGAACGACTTTACAGCCCTTGATGTCAGTGAATTGCTGCGGGAAGCCGGGCTTAGTATTCCCGCTGATCTTTCGGTCACAGGCTTTGACAATATCGAGGATTCCCTGCGTGGAGTTACGCCGCTTACAACCGTTCATGTGCCTAAGGAAGCTATGGGCCGTGCTGCTGTCGAGAAGCTGCTGAACCGTATCCAGAATCCCGCTGCACCACTGGAGAAAATTCTGATCTCCGCAGATATCGTCCACCGGGACTCTGTAGGGAAGCCGCGGGGTTGA
- a CDS encoding ABC transporter substrate-binding protein, producing the protein MGLKRMIVRFPVYAGLLLMLLVLASGCNTWSSGGPAPVPAASAVDEAPSELSGTIVMLTNRIDLIENGTFKGYAEEFRKRYPEAHVEFEGLSSYATDILVRLSTKDTGDVLLLPVNLPAKELELFFEPLSEELAAQERFTTFATFGGKRYGLSTGNTTSGIVYNKKAFERAGIEQVPQTLDEFYAACAKLKQAGIIPLYMNYGAVWPLREWGNNLVNYMTGNPDYLNDMVHEDSPWQIGNEWGRALGIARMMMAKGYVEEQLFSNSWEISKSSLAKGEAGMYLQGNWTIRQIIDAGASPEDIGFFPFPYDNGTAHYAALNPDWFMGVSRFSRHKELAMAWLQYFITETSYAKDWGFLPAKGSDEPALQQYSEFLSHHPKLIEATVQTDAFIDLANRTKLSFWSGDYIQDVLAAPDLQKSFDQLNAKWKEARVSQQTAP; encoded by the coding sequence ATGGGCTTGAAACGGATGATTGTACGCTTTCCGGTGTATGCTGGGCTGCTACTGATGCTGCTAGTGCTGGCAAGCGGCTGTAACACCTGGAGCAGTGGAGGGCCTGCCCCGGTCCCGGCAGCCTCGGCCGTAGATGAAGCGCCTTCTGAGCTGTCCGGTACGATCGTGATGCTGACGAACCGGATTGACCTGATTGAGAATGGAACATTTAAGGGCTATGCCGAGGAATTCAGGAAGCGGTATCCTGAAGCCCATGTGGAATTTGAGGGGCTGTCCAGCTATGCCACGGATATTCTGGTCCGCTTGTCCACCAAGGATACTGGGGATGTCCTGTTGCTTCCGGTCAATCTGCCTGCAAAGGAGCTGGAGCTTTTCTTCGAGCCGCTTAGTGAGGAATTGGCGGCGCAGGAGCGGTTCACAACCTTTGCCACCTTTGGCGGCAAGCGTTACGGGCTGTCTACAGGCAACACCACGAGTGGAATTGTATACAACAAGAAGGCTTTTGAGCGGGCGGGAATTGAACAGGTGCCGCAGACGCTTGATGAATTCTATGCAGCCTGTGCCAAGCTGAAGCAGGCGGGCATCATCCCGCTGTATATGAATTACGGGGCTGTCTGGCCGCTGCGGGAGTGGGGCAATAATCTGGTTAATTATATGACGGGGAACCCCGATTATTTGAATGATATGGTTCATGAGGATAGTCCCTGGCAGATCGGTAACGAATGGGGACGGGCTCTGGGGATTGCCAGAATGATGATGGCCAAGGGTTATGTCGAGGAGCAGTTATTCTCCAACAGCTGGGAGATTTCCAAATCCAGCCTGGCCAAGGGAGAAGCAGGCATGTATTTGCAGGGGAACTGGACCATCCGGCAGATTATTGATGCAGGCGCTTCGCCGGAGGATATAGGCTTCTTTCCCTTTCCATATGACAACGGTACGGCCCATTATGCCGCACTCAATCCCGACTGGTTCATGGGGGTTAGCAGATTCAGCCGCCATAAAGAGCTTGCGATGGCTTGGCTTCAGTATTTCATCACAGAAACTTCGTATGCGAAAGATTGGGGGTTTCTTCCGGCGAAGGGTTCGGACGAACCCGCTTTACAGCAATATAGTGAGTTCCTCTCCCATCATCCGAAGCTGATTGAGGCTACGGTGCAGACGGATGCGTTCATTGATCTGGCGAACCGGACGAAGCTGAGCTTCTGGTCGGGCGATTATATTCAGGATGTGCTCGCCGCACCGGATCTGCAGAAGTCCTTTGACCAGTTGAATGCAAAATGGAAGGAAGCACGTGTGAGTCAGCAGACTGCTCCGTAA